Proteins from a single region of Fodinibius sp. Rm-B-1B1-1:
- a CDS encoding putative porin produces the protein MKSLRITYLICLLLGFSSVGMAQVDTTAVDSVALDSTVIDTLFLFSPEYTFPADTVALSTTATDTLFLFPPTFSAANDTIEIGEEKEQLVEIQPWDFRAPTGAKKAATDSTLRWQNWPDWTYKLNREPGIISYRLGTSYRSNAVQRNAHEPRYQQLYWEDISLNDPVSGTVNWGIIPQSKVSAFYERDVGTIHRSRYFNHQYYINKPLSRLIYSESKFNHRNLEFEVSHNLSQRTNIELSYWDRRTGGEYDNSQTTGRQIYAKASHHLGNNQYLKLNYVTNSDDVSLPFGYNIPNHFAYNFDRYTTSPNQPSAVSEKSTSILALNYYQRKADSTETNDHFRVGLFRKANERLIDVTNDTTGYSLSSYGANIRKWWQWGGLELEGGANGQYFLNNTPTQRSFFADNWGTARVDGSLSIDVIPFLSLIGDAEFQIRSDGFQSYLLNGEGEMFIGDFLLSAGLSSGSVMPTPQQLYWDSQNLNGNPDLQNEKVQEVRGELKYHITPDTKIGVRGQHKDITDGIMMSDSLFANVDSYASQSATAFFEWNLTHFEFEGSTIFHRFADSYLSPTGTIPMQPQERLWLKGSAYWKGYLFDRATYVKAGVSGMASPFRYQADHYNPTLNFWQPLSADQQLPMYNRLDVDISARVRSIMFILRWENVLDDVSQLGYFETAQYPMSQRRFIFSVRALFRN, from the coding sequence TTGAAATCATTACGTATTACATATCTTATTTGTTTGCTGCTGGGGTTTTCCTCAGTGGGTATGGCGCAGGTGGATACCACAGCTGTAGATTCGGTAGCCTTGGATTCGACAGTCATTGACACGCTTTTTTTATTTAGTCCAGAGTACACCTTTCCTGCTGATACAGTAGCTCTTAGTACAACCGCTACGGATACCCTATTTTTATTTCCACCCACCTTTTCTGCTGCCAACGATACTATAGAGATAGGAGAAGAGAAGGAACAGCTTGTGGAGATACAACCATGGGACTTTCGTGCGCCAACGGGAGCTAAAAAGGCAGCAACTGATAGTACCTTGCGATGGCAAAACTGGCCGGACTGGACGTATAAACTAAATCGTGAACCCGGGATTATAAGTTATCGGCTGGGGACCAGCTACCGATCGAATGCCGTGCAGCGTAATGCGCATGAGCCGCGTTATCAGCAGTTATATTGGGAGGATATTTCACTTAATGACCCGGTTTCGGGAACGGTAAATTGGGGAATTATTCCACAGAGTAAGGTTTCGGCGTTTTATGAGCGTGATGTGGGTACAATCCATCGATCTCGGTATTTTAATCACCAATATTACATCAATAAGCCACTGTCGAGGTTAATATACAGCGAAAGTAAGTTTAACCATCGCAACCTTGAGTTTGAAGTGAGCCATAATTTGTCCCAGCGTACTAATATTGAACTGAGCTATTGGGATCGACGCACAGGGGGTGAATATGATAATTCTCAAACTACCGGTCGACAAATTTATGCCAAAGCCAGTCATCATTTGGGGAACAACCAGTATTTGAAATTAAACTACGTTACTAATAGTGATGATGTGAGTCTACCATTTGGATACAACATTCCCAACCATTTTGCCTACAACTTTGATCGTTATACGACCTCTCCTAATCAACCATCTGCAGTTTCTGAGAAGAGCACCAGTATATTGGCTTTGAACTACTATCAACGCAAGGCTGATTCAACGGAAACCAACGATCACTTCCGGGTGGGATTATTTCGTAAAGCCAATGAACGCTTGATAGATGTAACAAACGACACCACCGGGTATAGCTTATCATCGTATGGTGCAAATATTCGTAAATGGTGGCAGTGGGGCGGGCTGGAGTTGGAAGGGGGAGCTAATGGCCAGTACTTTTTAAACAATACGCCCACACAACGAAGTTTCTTCGCTGATAACTGGGGCACAGCCAGGGTTGATGGTAGCTTGAGTATTGATGTGATTCCATTTTTAAGCCTGATTGGCGATGCTGAATTTCAAATTAGAAGCGATGGGTTTCAGTCTTATTTGCTGAATGGGGAAGGAGAAATGTTTATAGGCGATTTTCTGCTTTCAGCCGGACTCTCATCGGGATCGGTAATGCCTACGCCGCAACAGCTGTATTGGGATTCCCAGAATTTAAATGGTAACCCAGACTTACAAAATGAAAAAGTGCAGGAGGTTCGCGGGGAGCTTAAATATCATATTACTCCTGATACTAAAATTGGCGTTCGCGGGCAGCATAAAGATATTACCGATGGCATTATGATGTCGGATAGTTTGTTTGCAAATGTTGATAGCTATGCCTCGCAGTCGGCTACGGCCTTTTTCGAATGGAATTTGACCCATTTTGAATTTGAAGGATCAACGATTTTCCATCGCTTTGCAGACAGTTATCTTTCGCCGACGGGAACTATTCCTATGCAGCCACAGGAACGTTTGTGGTTAAAAGGTAGTGCGTATTGGAAGGGCTATCTTTTTGATCGTGCTACGTATGTAAAAGCGGGTGTTTCCGGGATGGCGTCGCCATTTCGGTACCAGGCCGATCACTATAATCCTACATTAAATTTTTGGCAACCGCTGAGTGCTGATCAGC